Genomic DNA from Alkalihalobacterium alkalinitrilicum:
AAAGAAGAGATGACAGACCTTCAAAACACACCAAATGATTTTTTATTTGCAATCGACTCAGTAGGGATTAGTAATGTCAAGCATCCAATCATTGTACCATCCGATTCAAAGCCAAACCGTCAAACATCGGTTGGAACTTTCACATTAACAACAGGCCTTCACCAAATGAGTAAAGGCATTAACATGAGCCGCTTAACCGAACTTCTTCATGAATACCACTTAGAAGGCTTTGTCATTGATTTTGATCATCTTTATTCTTTTACAAAAGATTTGGTAGAAAGAATGGAGCAGTCAAATACTGAAATAAATGTTCAATTTCCGTGGTTTTTTGAACGAACAAGTCCATCATTACAAAAAACAGGTTTAGCCCATGCTGAAGCATTTATAAACGTTAAATATGATCAAAGTAATGGGTTTAGTCATGAAGTTGGGATAACTGTTGCAGTAACAACACTTTGTCCTTGTTCTAAAGAAATAAGTGAATATAGTGCTCATAATCAAAGAGGTTATGTTACTATTACAGCCGAACTTTATAATCCGATTGAACTAACGACCGATTGGAAAGCTACATTACTTGAAGCAGCAGAATCGAATGCAAGTTCAATGTTATACCCTATATTAAAAAGACCTGATGAAAAGTCTGTAACCGAACGTGCTTATGAAAATCCACGTTTTGTTGAGGACATGGTCCGTTTAGTGGCTGCTGATTTATATGAAAATGAAGAAATCAAGTCATTTACAGTCGAGTGTAGAAATGAAGAATCCATTCATATGCATGACGCCGTTGCAAAATTAACTTACTCAAAATCCTAAATAATGGATTTTTAGCACCTACTAAATACAAAAGTGCAAGTGTTATATTTTCTTAATCTCAAAAAAAGTGACTCATTGCCTTTAGTCAGCTTATAAGCTTTCGGAAAACGGTAATGAGTCACAGCTTTTATTAAAATATATTTACTTGTTATATTCTGGTTCATCGCCTAGTGCTCGGTCGAGTGCTTGCCAGGCCATTAAAGCACA
This window encodes:
- the folE2 gene encoding GTP cyclohydrolase FolE2, which translates into the protein MEMKLIPSKAERHKRFGSVPPIKGVKPLNKEEMTDLQNTPNDFLFAIDSVGISNVKHPIIVPSDSKPNRQTSVGTFTLTTGLHQMSKGINMSRLTELLHEYHLEGFVIDFDHLYSFTKDLVERMEQSNTEINVQFPWFFERTSPSLQKTGLAHAEAFINVKYDQSNGFSHEVGITVAVTTLCPCSKEISEYSAHNQRGYVTITAELYNPIELTTDWKATLLEAAESNASSMLYPILKRPDEKSVTERAYENPRFVEDMVRLVAADLYENEEIKSFTVECRNEESIHMHDAVAKLTYSKS